A single window of Nicotiana tomentosiformis chromosome 1, ASM39032v3, whole genome shotgun sequence DNA harbors:
- the LOC104105836 gene encoding probable galacturonosyltransferase-like 6 gives MITAVEDRVQTPVPIKLPFSQFVLIGKPEKTLKLKQEEEKICIRRRRTFWWWERESSKKDYHSNLLPLSSAFSMRFNSKKGSQEDLSTEKKMTCFTEISSLMITISIVIILAYPFLQSSPPTEAIKSSNSNHDPLFNYRQSAHFKNSAKCAIFPTSSTSSKICNPSLVHISMTLDTKFLRGSVAAIHSILRHSHCPENLFFHFISSDTTNPEPHLEKIFPLLAFKIYYFNPGIVQKKISSTIRDALEHPLNYARNYLAELLEPCVERVIYLDSDIILVDDISSLWRTSLGSRTVGSPEYCHANFTNYFTPKFWSHKKFFRVFRGRRPCYFNTGVMVIDLSKWRKYRYTRKLERWMKIQRVHRIYELGSLPPFLLVFGGKIAPIHQKWNQHGLGGDNLRGSCRNIHAGPISLLHWSGGGKPWLRLNSGNSCPLDQIWARYDLHAPPM, from the exons ATGATAACTGCGGTAGAAGACAGAGTCCAAACACCTGTTCCTATTAAACTGCCCTTCAGTCAATTTGTTCTTATTGGTAAACCTGAAAAGACACTAAAGTTGAAGCAAGAAGAAGAGAAGATATGTATACGTAGAAGAAGAACTTTCTGGTGGTGGGAAAGGGAAAGCAGCAAAAAGGATTATCACTCCAATTTACTTCCCTTATCTTCTGCTTTTTCTATGAGATTCAATTCTAAAAAGGGAAGCCAAGAAGATCTTAGCACAGAGAAAAAAATGACTTGTTTTACTGAAATTTCAAGCTTGATGATCACCATTTCAATTGTGATCATTTTGGCCTATCCTTTTCTACAATCCTCCCCTCCTACAGAAGcaataaaatcatcaaattcaaaTCATGATCCTTTGTTCAACTATAGACAATCAGCTCATTTCAAGAACTCAGCCAAATGTGCAATATTTCCCACAAGTTCTACTAGCTCAAAAATCTGCAATCCTTCTTTAGTCCATATTTCCATGACCCTTGACACTAAATTCCTTCGCGGCTCGGTTGCTGCAATTCATTCAATCCTTCGACATTCTCACTGCCCTGAAAATCTCTTCTTCCATTTCATTTCCTCAGACACTACAAATCCTGAACCCCACTTGGAAAAAATCTTCCCTTTATTGGCATTCAAGATTTACTATTTCAATCCAGGGATTGTGCAGAAGAAGATTTCTTCTACCATAAGGGATGCTCTTGAACATCCATTGAATTATGCAAGGAATTACTTAGCTGAACTCTTAGAGCCATGTGTTGAAAGGGTAATATACTTGGATTCTGATATCATTTTAGTTGATGACATTTCCAGTCTGTGGAGAACAAGTCTTGGATCAAGAACTGTGGGATCACCTGAGTACTGCCATGCTAATTTCACCAATTATTTTACGCCCAAATTTTGGTCTCACAAGAAGTTTTTTCGCGTATTCCGTGGCCGGAGACCTTGTTACTTCAACACAG GTGTGATGGTGATTGATTTGAGTAAATGGAGGAAATATAGATATACAAGGAAACTAGAGAGATGGATGAAGATTCAGAGAGTTCATAGAATATATGAGCTTGGTTCATTGCCACCATTTTTATTGGTGTTTGGAGGGAAGATAGCACCAATTCACCAAAAATGGAACCAACATGGACTAGGCGGGGATAATTTGAGGGGAAGTTGCAGAAATATACATGCTGGTCCTATTAGTTTGTTGCATTGGAGTGGAGGTGGCAAACCTTGGCTAAGGCTCAATTCTGGCAATTCTTGCCCTCTCGACCAAATCTGGGCTCGTTATGACTTGCATGCACCTCCTATGTGA